Proteins from a genomic interval of Rhizoctonia solani chromosome 12, complete sequence:
- a CDS encoding aldo/keto reductase family protein: MASITLKRTGQKMPLVGFGLWKVTKSTCADTVYNAIKSGYRLLDGAGDYGNEKEAGEGVARAIKEGIVKREDLFITSKLWNTFHAKEHAHALARKQLADWGLDYFDLFLIHFPVSLKYVDPAKRYPPEWFGDDGKTVELQNTPIQETWQALEELVDAGLAKNIGISNMQGSLIIDIFRYARIAPQVLQIEHHPYLTQEPLIKLANTLGIAVTAYSSFGPQSFLELNMGQGVKSLLEGHSTIESVAKAHNKTAAQVLLRWASQRGIAVIPKSNNQGRLEQNLASTDFDLSDEQIKSISALNQGIRFNNPADIDPRMSIFA, from the exons ATGCCCCTTGTTGG ATTTGGTCTCTGGAAAGTCACCAAGTCTACATGCGCCGAT ACTGTCTATAACGCAATCAAGAGCGGCTATCGCTTGCTCGATGGTGCAGGCGACTATGGAAACGAAAAGGAGGCCGGTGAAGGTGTTGCCCGGGCGATCAAGGAGGGTATCGTCAAGCGTGAGGACCTCTTCATCACATCCAAG CTCTGGAACACTTTTCATGCCAAGGAGCATGCTCACGCTCTGGCCCGGAAACAACTCGCCGACTGGGGTCTTGACTACTTTGACTTGTTTTTGATCCATTTCCCCGTCTCCCTCAAGTACGTTGACCCGGCCAAGCGGTACCCACCCGAGTGGTTCGGTGATGACGGTAAAACAGTCGAGCTTC AAAACACCCCGATCCAAGAAACATGGCAAGCTCTGGAAGAGCTCGTTGATGCTGGTTTGGCTAAGAACATTGGAATTTC AAACATGCAAGGCTCTTTGATCATCGATATATTCCGCTACGCACGCATTGCTCCTCAAGTCCTCCAGATTGAGCACCACCCTTACCTTACTCAGGAGCCTTTGATCAAACTTGCCAACACCTTGGGCATTGCCGTGACTGCCTACTCTTCGTTTGGACCTCAGAGCTTCTTGGAGCTCAACATGGGACAAGGTGTCAAGTCGTTGCTCGAGGGCCACTCCACCATCGAATCCGTAGCAAAGGCGCACAACAAGA CCGCCGCCCAAGTCCTACTCCGATGGGCAAGCCAGCGTGGTATTGCTGTTATCCCCAAGAGCAACAACCAAGGCCGCCTCGAACAAAACTTGGCTTCGACCGATTTTGATCTGAGTGATGAGCAGATCAAATCCATCAGTGCTCTTAACCAGGGCATTCGC TTCAACAACCCTGCAGATATCGACCCACGCATGTCGATCTTTGCATAG